From the Halalkalicoccus sp. CGA53 genome, one window contains:
- a CDS encoding DUF7313 family protein, with the protein MIPLLLDPDPALAPFMGFVLFGLVLVNLATRHLAHRSHVEAADEGGEDGIERHRIHELSNVVLVLAGLYYATIDVFFGVLFSVVAIGLFVTDFFEFETRRVEARNDRPIGTPRAAIAASVLLLLYAMYVAFFFLVAPYWNAIV; encoded by the coding sequence ATGATACCGTTGCTGCTCGACCCGGACCCGGCGCTCGCGCCGTTCATGGGGTTCGTCCTGTTCGGGCTGGTGCTCGTCAACCTCGCGACCAGGCACCTCGCACACCGCTCGCACGTGGAAGCCGCCGACGAAGGGGGCGAAGACGGCATCGAGCGCCACCGGATCCACGAGCTCTCGAACGTCGTCCTCGTGCTCGCCGGGCTCTACTACGCGACGATCGACGTGTTCTTCGGGGTCCTCTTCTCGGTGGTCGCCATCGGGCTGTTCGTCACCGACTTCTTCGAGTTCGAGACCCGCAGGGTCGAGGCGCGAAACGACCGGCCGATCGGCACCCCCAGGGCCGCCATCGCCGCGTCGGTCCTGTTGCTGCTCTACGCCATGTACGTCGCCTTCTTCTTCCTCGTCGCGCCGTACTGGAACGCGATCGTCTGA
- a CDS encoding DUF7314 family protein, with translation MADEFIKGLAILTGSGMVWFTVASWYRTEGFGGTQLIAPRPEEDLGTYGEALIVVGDIALYFALIGAITFWVLVPAFREGRRAWDERQRAE, from the coding sequence ATGGCTGACGAGTTCATCAAGGGGCTCGCGATCCTCACCGGCTCCGGCATGGTCTGGTTCACCGTGGCCTCCTGGTACCGGACCGAGGGCTTCGGCGGCACCCAGCTGATCGCACCCCGACCCGAGGAGGACCTCGGGACCTACGGCGAGGCGCTGATCGTGGTCGGCGACATCGCGCTCTACTTCGCGCTCATCGGCGCGATCACCTTCTGGGTGCTGGTCCCCGCCTTCCGCGAGGGCCGACGCGCCTGGGACGAGCGCCAGCGCGCGGAGTGA
- a CDS encoding DUF7315 family membrane protein, with product MNSSEQPTVESERSPESADGAVEGEGPRSRSVAVPMRIYKAVTVFSTLIAVFGVVGGFVVLDAATNRATADLEEISLPLALLGLGLIVGASAVYAFSTRFEAEEMRKPKERSDEGPGNG from the coding sequence ATGAACTCTTCCGAGCAGCCGACGGTCGAGAGCGAACGGTCCCCGGAGAGCGCCGACGGTGCGGTCGAAGGCGAGGGTCCGCGCTCACGGTCCGTGGCCGTCCCGATGCGGATCTACAAGGCGGTGACCGTCTTCTCGACGCTGATCGCCGTCTTCGGCGTCGTCGGGGGGTTCGTCGTCCTCGACGCGGCGACCAACCGGGCGACCGCGGATCTCGAGGAGATCAGCCTCCCGCTCGCCCTGCTCGGGCTGGGACTCATCGTCGGGGCGTCGGCTGTCTACGCCTTTTCGACCCGGTTCGAGGCCGAGGAGATGAGAAAACCTAAAGAGCGGTCCGACGAAGGACCCGGTAATGGCTGA
- a CDS encoding cytochrome b family protein, with protein MTERDTTDDARTDGGEAPETDGGLPANVPPDDETPTWHDRKARTQGLSRLTYEYFERARYEDQVLRQGSDYVERDVLAFPTWPHETIRNLAITSFFLGMMFFVAAALPPHLPDPADPSNTPPVILPDWYLYWSFGLLHLDPINPNLAILGGDKIVSDRVYGVLANLVVVGFIAMVPFLNKGSARRPVEEPFWAALGVAGVVFAITIAIVPIQNIVAEFIAIMTIDLLFALSFILPVVAFFIAYAVLKTMQEGYMYELNKRYYRLRPPR; from the coding sequence ATGACCGAGAGAGACACCACCGACGACGCCAGAACCGACGGGGGCGAGGCCCCCGAGACCGACGGCGGGCTGCCGGCGAACGTCCCGCCGGACGACGAGACGCCCACCTGGCACGACCGGAAGGCGAGAACGCAGGGGCTCTCGCGGCTCACCTACGAGTACTTCGAGCGGGCGCGCTACGAGGATCAGGTGCTCAGACAGGGCTCCGACTACGTCGAACGCGACGTACTCGCCTTTCCGACCTGGCCCCACGAGACGATCCGAAACCTGGCGATCACGAGCTTCTTCCTCGGGATGATGTTCTTCGTCGCCGCGGCGTTGCCGCCGCACCTGCCGGACCCGGCGGACCCCTCGAACACCCCGCCGGTGATCCTCCCCGACTGGTATCTCTACTGGTCGTTTGGACTGTTGCATCTCGACCCGATCAACCCGAACCTGGCGATCCTCGGTGGCGACAAGATCGTCTCGGATCGCGTCTACGGCGTGCTCGCGAACCTGGTCGTCGTCGGCTTCATCGCCATGGTGCCGTTCCTGAACAAGGGCTCGGCACGCCGGCCGGTCGAAGAGCCGTTCTGGGCGGCGCTCGGCGTCGCGGGCGTCGTCTTCGCGATCACCATCGCGATCGTCCCGATCCAGAACATCGTCGCGGAGTTCATCGCGATCATGACGATCGACCTGCTGTTCGCGCTCTCGTTCATCCTCCCGGTGGTCGCCTTCTTCATCGCCTACGCGGTGTTGAAGACGATGCAGGAGGGCTACATGTACGAGCTGAACAAGCGGTACTACCGCCTGCGGCCGCCGCGGTAG
- a CDS encoding cytochrome b — protein MSLEPRDELDNRAWMDERDLSPIEEGYLYGLMYLDKRLRIVDYLELMEDMYYKINLQMPKSHTEQYNLDNKFWYWYPLYSLGFFSILAYIVAAVTGGILGFYYSPSTAEHPEYAYVAYAHVAQTIMIDLNFGSFLRSLHRWSAQIMTAAVFLHMLRVYFTGAYKEPRELNWLLGIVLISLTMVFGYTGYLLPWSQLSYWAGQIGVEMALSIPLIGEWTAQLVFGGFTLGEPTIQRMYILHVFILPFVVTALIAIHVGIVWMQGIAEPH, from the coding sequence ATGAGCCTCGAACCACGCGACGAGCTCGACAACCGGGCCTGGATGGACGAGCGCGACCTCTCGCCGATCGAGGAGGGCTATCTCTACGGGCTGATGTACCTCGACAAACGGCTCCGGATCGTCGACTACCTCGAGCTGATGGAGGACATGTACTACAAGATCAACCTCCAGATGCCCAAGAGCCACACCGAGCAGTATAACCTCGACAACAAGTTCTGGTACTGGTATCCGCTCTACTCGCTCGGGTTCTTCTCGATCCTCGCCTACATCGTCGCGGCGGTTACGGGGGGAATCCTCGGCTTCTACTACTCGCCGTCGACGGCCGAACACCCCGAGTACGCCTACGTCGCCTACGCTCACGTCGCCCAGACGATCATGATCGACCTGAACTTCGGGTCGTTCCTCAGGAGCTTACACCGCTGGTCCGCCCAGATCATGACCGCGGCGGTGTTCTTGCACATGCTGCGGGTCTACTTCACGGGCGCGTACAAAGAGCCCCGGGAGCTGAACTGGCTGCTCGGCATCGTGCTGATCAGCCTGACGATGGTCTTCGGCTACACGGGCTACCTGCTGCCCTGGAGCCAGCTGTCGTACTGGGCGGGTCAGATCGGCGTCGAGATGGCGCTGTCGATCCCGCTGATCGGAGAGTGGACCGCCCAGTTAGTCTTCGGCGGGTTTACCCTCGGAGAGCCGACGATCCAGCGGATGTACATCCTCCACGTGTTCATCCTGCCGTTCGTCGTCACCGCGCTGATCGCGATCCACGTGGGGATCGTCTGGATGCAGGGGATCGCGGAGCCACACTGA
- a CDS encoding ubiquinol-cytochrome c reductase iron-sulfur subunit has translation MADEDKYPVESDRRRFVKGVVGAAAVAGFGASGAAAVNTSTPPSPVGGGVRNFMGTELVDGPAPNGMPQIPLRVDDEGYLEGIWPETEEIEVEGETVVIAEEELGGIEYSSEWFHYCGGQTVPGLAPTADQDDYFHYSDLTQYEWQQSDVEAGDRIHVDDFDDYMDWEAEQDIGTSGIGKPANARWRSEGDDVGSADTIPVLIIRSERIEEAAANDEWMEASTDEGFIAVYNTCTHFCCIPGWKVTRESMQFGTGDEIYCQCHQSVYDPFTILEQSFVSLPREDDDL, from the coding sequence ATGGCAGACGAAGACAAGTATCCAGTCGAATCCGATCGCCGACGGTTCGTGAAGGGAGTCGTCGGCGCGGCCGCCGTCGCCGGCTTCGGCGCCTCGGGCGCCGCGGCCGTGAACACCTCGACGCCCCCGTCGCCCGTCGGCGGCGGTGTCAGGAACTTCATGGGCACCGAGCTCGTCGACGGCCCCGCACCGAACGGGATGCCACAGATCCCCCTCCGGGTCGACGACGAGGGGTATCTGGAGGGTATCTGGCCCGAGACCGAGGAGATTGAGGTCGAGGGCGAGACGGTCGTCATCGCCGAGGAGGAACTCGGCGGCATCGAGTACTCCTCCGAGTGGTTCCACTACTGTGGGGGCCAGACGGTTCCCGGCCTCGCGCCGACGGCCGACCAGGACGACTACTTCCACTACTCCGATCTGACCCAGTACGAGTGGCAGCAGTCGGACGTCGAGGCGGGCGACCGGATCCACGTCGACGACTTCGACGACTACATGGACTGGGAGGCAGAGCAGGACATCGGGACCTCCGGTATCGGGAAGCCCGCGAACGCCCGCTGGCGGTCGGAGGGCGACGACGTCGGCTCAGCCGATACGATCCCGGTCCTGATCATCAGGAGCGAGCGGATCGAGGAGGCCGCGGCGAACGACGAGTGGATGGAGGCGAGCACCGACGAGGGGTTCATCGCCGTCTACAACACCTGTACGCACTTCTGCTGTATCCCCGGCTGGAAGGTGACCCGCGAGTCGATGCAGTTCGGCACCGGTGACGAGATCTACTGCCAGTGTCACCAGTCGGTCTACGACCCGTTCACGATCCTCGAACAGAGCTTCGTCTCACTGCCCAGAGAGGACGACGACCTATGA
- a CDS encoding DUF7318 family protein, translated as MSSSGSSYGDIHRYEPARESTVAAIAIVVLTIIEVVFVGVFTYGLVSAWGTTQAGNIYLGLLLAAIFINLAFILVLYRKEFLPDVMIVKKRRRKWEDLYVRGDQADGGEYWDGAWEHVKRAVYPYHKR; from the coding sequence ATGAGCTCCTCCGGAAGCTCCTACGGCGACATCCACCGGTACGAGCCGGCACGCGAGTCGACCGTCGCCGCGATCGCGATCGTCGTCCTGACGATCATCGAGGTGGTGTTCGTCGGCGTCTTCACCTACGGGCTCGTGAGCGCGTGGGGCACCACGCAGGCCGGGAACATCTACCTCGGACTGTTGCTCGCGGCGATCTTCATCAACCTCGCGTTCATCCTGGTGCTCTACCGGAAGGAGTTCCTCCCGGACGTGATGATCGTGAAGAAACGACGGCGGAAGTGGGAGGACCTCTACGTCCGTGGGGACCAGGCCGACGGCGGGGAGTACTGGGACGGTGCCTGGGAGCACGTGAAGCGAGCGGTCTACCCGTATCACAAGAGGTAA
- a CDS encoding halocyanin domain-containing protein, whose amino-acid sequence MNRREFMRASGGVAGGAAAAGAGLTAGTGTAAAQEEAPDWPEGVTDAPNYSETEDLRGEDEVVVDVGAGDGLQFAPPAIWIDEGATVVWEWTGEGGAHNVETVEGDHDFESETTDEAGFTFEHTFEEGGITFYHCLPHDAQNMFGGVAVGDDIDTVEAAEGPGAMEPTDMGVDIREHYVGVGAILAIVVSLIFTFYTLKYGESPNAKGGN is encoded by the coding sequence ATGAACCGACGGGAATTTATGCGTGCAAGCGGCGGCGTAGCCGGTGGAGCCGCCGCCGCGGGCGCGGGGCTCACGGCCGGCACCGGGACGGCCGCCGCCCAGGAGGAGGCGCCCGACTGGCCGGAGGGGGTGACCGACGCGCCGAACTACAGCGAGACCGAGGACCTCCGCGGGGAGGACGAGGTCGTCGTCGACGTCGGTGCCGGCGACGGGCTCCAGTTCGCCCCGCCGGCGATCTGGATCGACGAGGGAGCGACGGTCGTCTGGGAGTGGACCGGCGAGGGCGGCGCTCACAACGTCGAGACGGTCGAGGGAGACCACGACTTCGAGAGCGAGACGACCGACGAGGCCGGCTTCACCTTCGAGCACACGTTCGAGGAGGGCGGGATCACGTTCTACCACTGCCTTCCCCACGACGCCCAGAACATGTTCGGTGGCGTCGCCGTCGGCGACGACATCGACACCGTCGAGGCGGCAGAGGGACCGGGCGCGATGGAGCCGACGGACATGGGCGTGGACATCCGCGAACACTACGTCGGCGTCGGCGCGATCCTCGCGATCGTCGTCTCGCTGATCTTCACGTTCTACACGCTCAAGTACGGCGAGTCGCCGAACGCGAAGGGGGGTAACTGA
- a CDS encoding tripartite tricarboxylate transporter TctB family protein has protein sequence MSDANPSSGSEAADSARGERRGKAERAASAELSEGDFESFGPREMEKLGLEGWEAAFDHDSWITGEELIDRVERDLQRRIAYRDVFAVLERLEEDEPHLLAYSDEGYAIVYPDGAVEGTGTVVRDVKPSVALCSMDDYEVEEPPEDWELPSPEEVPEGTGDLGNKMLQVLAFGLGLSGLGMILASVFSGGAIGTRLIPFVLGGIFLVGSLFLFITVANARLSDRFRAVEYRDRLRAAHVHSPERPEFVPVEGGKLVPMEAVSEPEEGE, from the coding sequence ATGAGCGACGCCAACCCCTCGTCGGGGTCCGAGGCCGCCGACTCCGCGCGGGGAGAGCGCCGGGGGAAGGCCGAACGAGCGGCGAGCGCGGAGCTCTCCGAGGGAGACTTCGAGTCGTTCGGCCCCCGGGAGATGGAGAAGCTCGGCCTCGAAGGGTGGGAGGCGGCGTTCGACCACGACTCCTGGATTACGGGGGAGGAGCTGATCGACCGGGTCGAACGCGACCTGCAGCGTCGGATCGCCTATCGCGACGTCTTCGCGGTACTCGAGCGTCTCGAGGAGGACGAGCCACACCTGCTCGCGTACTCGGACGAGGGATACGCGATCGTCTATCCCGACGGCGCGGTCGAGGGAACCGGAACCGTCGTCCGGGACGTCAAGCCGAGCGTCGCGCTCTGTTCGATGGACGACTACGAGGTGGAGGAGCCACCGGAGGACTGGGAGCTGCCGAGCCCCGAGGAGGTGCCCGAGGGGACCGGCGACCTGGGGAACAAGATGCTCCAGGTGCTCGCGTTCGGGCTCGGGCTCTCCGGGCTGGGGATGATCCTCGCGTCGGTCTTCTCGGGGGGAGCGATCGGGACGCGACTGATCCCGTTCGTCCTCGGGGGGATCTTCCTCGTGGGCAGTCTCTTTCTCTTCATCACGGTGGCGAACGCCCGTCTCTCCGATCGGTTCCGCGCGGTGGAGTACCGCGACCGGCTGCGCGCGGCGCACGTCCACTCGCCCGAGCGGCCCGAGTTCGTCCCGGTAGAGGGGGGTAAACTGGTGCCGATGGAGGCGGTCTCGGAGCCCGAGGAGGGCGAGTGA
- a CDS encoding DUF7321 family protein produces the protein MTSEFFWATAAVVCVTASFPFYLYGAKIVLDAETVTWTVLTRHLRYIVTGLLLTGGPVVLWMAPRMFDELTGFAAMHIVAGLQAYAFLLFALTGIVRIFQAKRRHNLYHEPDPAVEIDDLHENMSAWRFRLRVGVAGYVLCWLLAYVLGMIRYVLRYPVL, from the coding sequence ATGACGAGCGAGTTCTTCTGGGCGACGGCCGCCGTCGTCTGTGTGACCGCGAGCTTCCCCTTCTACCTCTACGGCGCGAAGATCGTCCTCGACGCCGAGACGGTCACCTGGACGGTGCTCACCCGTCACCTACGGTACATCGTCACCGGGCTCCTCCTCACCGGCGGGCCGGTCGTCCTCTGGATGGCCCCGCGGATGTTCGACGAGCTGACCGGCTTCGCCGCGATGCACATCGTCGCCGGGCTCCAGGCGTACGCCTTCCTGCTGTTCGCGCTGACCGGTATCGTCCGGATCTTCCAGGCGAAACGTCGACACAACCTCTACCACGAGCCCGACCCCGCGGTCGAGATCGACGACCTCCACGAGAACATGTCCGCCTGGCGGTTTCGCCTGCGCGTCGGCGTCGCCGGCTACGTTCTCTGCTGGCTACTCGCCTACGTACTCGGGATGATCCGCTACGTGCTCCGGTATCCCGTCCTCTAG
- a CDS encoding DUF7344 domain-containing protein: MTTHDTHADPETSIRPETADEREFFDGAFSVLANGRRRHALSVLREHGTVSLADLADEVAVRERSLPLAEIPAEAVADLYMTLYHRHVPLLAEEGFVEYDQETDTVRGTESVPSIDPYLDTEGED; encoded by the coding sequence ATGACGACACACGACACCCACGCCGACCCGGAGACGAGCATCCGACCCGAAACAGCCGACGAACGGGAGTTCTTCGACGGGGCGTTCTCCGTCCTCGCGAACGGCCGACGCCGCCACGCGCTGTCGGTGCTCAGAGAGCACGGGACGGTCAGCCTCGCCGACCTCGCCGACGAGGTCGCCGTCCGCGAGCGCTCGCTCCCGCTCGCGGAGATCCCGGCGGAGGCGGTCGCGGACCTCTACATGACGCTCTATCACCGACACGTCCCGCTGCTCGCCGAGGAGGGGTTCGTCGAGTACGACCAGGAGACGGACACGGTCCGTGGGACCGAGAGCGTCCCCTCGATCGATCCGTATCTCGATACCGAGGGCGAGGACTGA
- a CDS encoding alpha/beta fold hydrolase gives MQTVASADGTPIAYERTGSGPPLVLVHGMAGNHARWELFEVRSKLANHATVYAMDRRGHGESGDAEEYALEREFEDVAAVVDSIDDPVTLLGHSHGGLCALEAALRTDNLHTLVVYEPAGPWEIPHLYSEEVYEELKALVEDGENERALVLFLRGGVDLPEAQIDELRTAPNWSARVDEARTLAREYRAPVTYAFEPERFADVTTPTVLLVGSESPEWVKNATEALDDALPNSRISSLEGHGHLAMNTAPELFIDEVLTIVREGHCG, from the coding sequence ATGCAAACGGTCGCCTCTGCGGACGGGACACCGATCGCCTACGAACGGACGGGAAGCGGACCACCGCTCGTGCTCGTCCACGGAATGGCCGGCAATCACGCGCGGTGGGAACTGTTCGAGGTCCGGTCCAAGTTGGCGAACCACGCGACGGTCTACGCGATGGACCGACGCGGTCACGGCGAGAGTGGCGACGCCGAGGAGTACGCTCTCGAGAGGGAGTTCGAGGACGTGGCCGCGGTCGTGGATTCGATCGACGATCCGGTGACCCTCCTCGGGCATTCTCACGGCGGTCTCTGCGCTCTGGAGGCGGCTCTCCGAACCGACAACCTGCACACCCTCGTCGTGTACGAACCCGCAGGACCGTGGGAGATACCCCACCTCTACTCCGAGGAGGTGTACGAGGAGTTGAAAGCGCTGGTGGAGGACGGCGAGAACGAGCGAGCGCTCGTGCTATTTCTGCGCGGGGGCGTCGACCTTCCGGAGGCACAGATCGACGAACTCAGAACGGCGCCCAACTGGTCGGCCCGCGTGGACGAGGCACGGACGCTGGCTCGCGAGTACCGAGCGCCCGTGACCTACGCGTTCGAGCCCGAGCGGTTCGCGGACGTGACGACACCGACCGTACTGTTAGTCGGTAGCGAGAGCCCGGAATGGGTGAAGAACGCGACGGAGGCACTCGACGACGCGCTACCGAACAGCCGGATTTCGAGCCTGGAGGGGCACGGACATCTGGCGATGAACACCGCGCCGGAACTCTTCATCGACGAGGTGCTCACGATCGTACGAGAAGGCCACTGCGGGTGA
- the nth gene encoding endonuclease III, whose product MGSPLDTCEGQIAVVVERLEEEYPDSTISLDFSNRLELLIAVILSAQCTDERVNEVTEELFATYRTPEEYANAPQAEMAEALSSVTYYNNKAEYVREACAIIAEEHDGEVPKTMGELTDLPGVGRKTANVVLQHGHEVVEGVVVDTHVMRLSRRLGLTERETPEAIERELMELVPRERWKEFTHLCISHGRAVCSARSPDCGSCVLEDVCPSSRLDGEVDLASGEPW is encoded by the coding sequence ATGGGAAGCCCGCTCGACACGTGTGAGGGACAGATCGCGGTCGTGGTCGAACGCCTGGAGGAGGAGTACCCGGATTCGACGATCTCCCTCGACTTCTCGAACCGACTCGAACTGCTGATCGCCGTGATCCTCTCCGCACAGTGTACCGACGAGCGGGTGAACGAGGTCACGGAGGAGCTCTTCGCGACCTACCGCACACCCGAGGAGTACGCGAACGCCCCGCAGGCGGAGATGGCGGAGGCGCTCAGCTCCGTCACCTACTACAACAACAAGGCGGAGTACGTCCGCGAGGCGTGTGCGATCATCGCCGAGGAACACGACGGCGAGGTGCCGAAGACGATGGGCGAGCTCACCGACCTCCCCGGGGTGGGTCGAAAGACCGCGAACGTCGTCCTCCAGCACGGCCACGAGGTGGTCGAGGGCGTGGTCGTCGACACGCACGTGATGCGGCTCTCGCGTCGGCTCGGGCTGACCGAACGGGAGACACCCGAGGCGATCGAGCGGGAGCTGATGGAACTCGTCCCGCGCGAGCGCTGGAAGGAGTTCACCCACCTCTGTATCAGCCACGGCCGGGCGGTCTGTTCCGCGCGGAGCCCGGACTGCGGGTCGTGCGTGCTGGAGGACGTCTGCCCGTCGTCGCGGCTCGACGGCGAGGTGGATCTGGCGAGCGGCGAGCCGTGGTGA
- the mvaD gene encoding phosphomevalonate decarboxylase MvaD, translating to MKATAKAHPIQGLAKYHGMRDPELRLPYHDSISVCTAPSHTKTTVEFDDSLDRDEYVLDGERVEGRGAERIAVVLDRVRTLADVDTRVRFESENDFPSNVGFGSSSSGFAALALAASEAAGLDLSLPTVSTIARRGSSSAARAVTGAFSQLHTGLNDEDCRSERIESALEEELRIVAGLVPAYKETEEAHEEAADSHMFGARMAHMHGQIAELRDALREGDFDRTFSLAEHDSLSLAATTMTGPAGWVYWRPETLAIFDAVRELRDDGVPAYYSTDTGASVYVNTLPEHVDRVEKAVSDCGVETHVWEVGGPAELLGEDEALF from the coding sequence ATGAAGGCGACCGCGAAAGCCCACCCGATCCAGGGGCTCGCGAAGTACCACGGGATGCGCGACCCGGAGCTCAGACTGCCGTACCACGACAGCATCAGCGTCTGCACCGCGCCGAGTCACACGAAGACGACCGTCGAATTCGACGATTCCTTAGATCGGGACGAGTACGTCCTCGACGGCGAGCGCGTCGAGGGCCGGGGCGCCGAACGGATCGCCGTGGTGCTCGACCGGGTCCGCACGCTCGCGGACGTCGACACGCGCGTGCGCTTCGAGAGCGAGAACGACTTCCCCTCGAACGTCGGTTTCGGCTCCTCCTCCTCGGGCTTCGCCGCCCTCGCCCTCGCCGCGAGCGAGGCCGCCGGCCTCGACCTCTCGCTCCCGACGGTTTCCACCATCGCCCGACGTGGTTCTTCCTCGGCCGCACGGGCGGTCACCGGCGCGTTCAGCCAGCTCCACACCGGACTGAACGACGAGGACTGTCGCTCCGAGCGGATCGAGAGCGCTCTCGAGGAGGAGCTCCGGATCGTCGCCGGACTGGTCCCCGCGTACAAGGAAACGGAAGAAGCACACGAGGAGGCCGCCGACAGCCACATGTTCGGCGCGCGGATGGCCCACATGCACGGTCAGATCGCCGAACTCAGAGATGCGTTGAGAGAGGGCGACTTCGACCGGACGTTCTCGCTCGCCGAACACGACTCGCTCTCGCTCGCGGCGACGACGATGACCGGTCCCGCGGGCTGGGTCTACTGGCGGCCGGAGACCCTCGCGATCTTCGACGCGGTGAGAGAGCTCAGGGACGATGGCGTCCCCGCCTACTACTCGACCGACACCGGTGCGAGCGTCTACGTGAACACCCTGCCCGAGCACGTGGACCGGGTCGAGAAAGCAGTCTCGGACTGCGGCGTCGAGACCCACGTCTGGGAGGTGGGCGGTCCGGCCGAGCTGCTCGGAGAGGACGAGGCGCTCTTCTGA
- a CDS encoding NAD(P)/FAD-dependent oxidoreductase, with translation MRVLVCGAGYAGVTLARRLESRLPDDAELVVIDEHHYHLVQHELHRVIRRPSLATDIAVRLDGLFDRAETREGRVERIDRDRRVVEVDGEELSYDYAAICLGAETATYGLPGVAEHGLPLKRLPDAERIREAVLGVREGGTVVVGGAGLSGVQVAGELAALSREADREFRVLLAEREAEVAPNFPENFRGAVRSELEARDVEVLTDRRLTRATGSSVEFEGRAPIGYDAFVWTGGIRGTDALGGRRPFVRADLRLDDRTFVVGDAARVVDADGQAVPASAQAAIREARVVADGIAALVESSSDGVFAPRTERYTFDSLGWLVSVGDGAVAQVGPTVLTGGAAHALKASVGVGYLSSIGALRTAAELVDEEFGIATEEG, from the coding sequence ATGCGTGTTCTCGTCTGTGGCGCGGGCTACGCCGGCGTCACCCTCGCCCGACGGCTGGAGTCGCGGCTCCCCGACGACGCGGAGCTCGTGGTGATCGACGAACACCACTACCACCTCGTCCAGCACGAACTCCACCGGGTGATCCGGCGTCCTTCCCTCGCCACCGACATCGCCGTCCGGCTCGACGGGCTGTTCGATCGCGCCGAAACGAGGGAGGGACGGGTCGAGCGGATCGACCGCGACCGGCGGGTGGTGGAGGTCGACGGCGAGGAACTGTCCTACGACTACGCGGCGATCTGTCTCGGGGCCGAGACCGCGACCTACGGCCTCCCGGGGGTCGCCGAACACGGCTTACCCCTGAAACGGCTGCCCGACGCCGAACGGATTCGGGAGGCGGTCCTCGGGGTTCGAGAGGGCGGGACGGTCGTCGTCGGCGGTGCGGGCCTCTCGGGCGTGCAGGTCGCGGGCGAACTCGCAGCGCTCTCGCGCGAAGCCGACCGCGAGTTCCGGGTCCTGCTCGCAGAGCGCGAGGCGGAGGTCGCACCGAACTTCCCGGAGAACTTCCGAGGGGCCGTTCGAAGCGAACTCGAAGCTCGTGACGTCGAGGTGCTGACCGACCGGAGACTCACGCGAGCGACCGGATCGAGCGTCGAGTTCGAGGGCCGGGCCCCGATCGGGTACGACGCCTTCGTCTGGACGGGCGGGATCCGCGGGACGGACGCACTGGGAGGTCGAAGACCGTTCGTTCGGGCCGACCTCCGCCTCGACGACCGGACGTTCGTCGTCGGCGACGCCGCCCGTGTGGTGGACGCGGACGGACAGGCGGTTCCGGCGAGCGCACAGGCCGCCATCCGGGAGGCACGCGTCGTCGCCGACGGAATCGCCGCGCTGGTCGAGAGCAGCTCGGACGGCGTCTTCGCACCGCGGACCGAGCGCTACACGTTCGACTCGCTCGGCTGGCTGGTCAGCGTCGGCGACGGCGCGGTCGCACAGGTCGGCCCGACGGTGCTCACCGGTGGGGCAGCCCACGCGCTGAAAGCCAGCGTGGGTGTCGGCTACCTGTCGTCGATCGGCGCGCTCCGGACCGCAGCGGAGCTGGTCGACGAGGAGTTCGGAATCGCGACCGAAGAAGGGTGA